GTAGAAACATCAATAGTAGTGGAAGCAATTCCGCAGGCATCCGAAGAACCTCCATCAACATCTGCCGGGGTGATGGTCGCGTTGCCGTTGGCATCAAGCTGAACAGTAATGTTCTGGCAAACCGCTGTTGGGGCTACGTTGTCCTCAACGGTCACAACCGCTGTACAGGTGGAAACATTGCCGTTGTTGTCAGTCACTGTCAACATTACATTGTTGACACCCACATTTGAACAATCAAAAGAAGTAACATCAATAGTAGTGGAAGCAATTCCACAGGCATCCGTTGAACCTCCATCAACATCTGCTGGAGTGATGGTTGCATTCCCGTTGGCATCAAGTTGAATTGTTATATTCTGGCAAACTGCTGTTGGGACTACATTGTCCTCAACCGTTACCACTGCGGTACAGGTGGAAACATTGCCGTTGTTATCAGTCACTGTCAATATCACATTGTTGGCTCCAACATTCGAGCAATCAAAAGTAGAAACATCAATGGTAGTGGAAGCGATCCCGCAGACATCCGATGAGCCACCATCCACATCTGCCGGGGTGATGGTCGCATTGCCGTTGGCATCAAGCTGAACAGTAATATTCTGGCAAACCGCCGTCGGGGCCACAGTGTCCTCAATCATAATAGTAGAGATACAGCTCGCGCTATTGCCATTTACATCTGTTACGGTAAGGGTTACTGTATTTGGTCCTATGTTTGCACAAGTGAAATTCTCTGGGCTAACCGAAATATTGGCGATTCCGCAATTATCGGTACTTCCACCATCCACATCGGCAGCATTTAAGATAGCCTGTCCGTTAGCATCCAGTTGCAATATCAATGGAGTGGCTGAAGTCCATACATAATTGATTTTTGTATTATCTACGTGATCCTGTACATAGGCAGAAATGGCAGAGCCAAATCCTCCTGGATCATTATAGCCTGGAGCGCCGGCATCATAGCTATAATCTTCGGCATAAATTGCAAAACTATCGCCCCAACTATCTGTCCACGCTGTATGGGTAATGGTATTAGGATCTGTGGTATTGGAATTAGTAGAGATTGAATAATCTGCTGCATTACCACCGAAAATTAGGGCAGCTGCTTCTTGGGCATTATATACTGGCGGATTAGAGCCCCAGTTTGGACCATCGCTTACTAGGTAGGACCCTATGTACACTGGCATTCCTCCTTGGCAAACTACAATAGGAGCCTCGTTGTCTTGCGCAGTGAAGGTAAAATCTGCAGAAGTGGAAAGTCCACCCGTATCAGTAGCTGTTACGGTAATGACGGTGCTTCCTTGTACACCCATTTCTGGCGTCCCTGATACTACAAAGTTGGTGCCATTATAGCTCACAGACAGATTTGCATTTTGCACTACGGCCTGGTTAGCGGAAGTGGCAGTTACAGTAAGATCTGTAGCAGCATCTTCCACATCAGAAATAAGTACATTCTGGTTGAAAGGACTTCCGGGGCAAGCTACTTGGTTTGAAATAGGATCTATTACTGGAGCTTGATTCAACAGTATTATTTTATCATTGGAAAATGAGAAACATGTTTGGTCTCCTGCAAGGCCACCATATTCTACAATATAACCCATACTTTGAGCATTCCCCAAATCGTTCCAGCGACCATTATTGGCAAAATATACCTGTAGGTAATCTTCAGACCCGCCTGAATTATTGGGCTCAGAAGCATTCCAATTGGCATATTGACCCGGCGAAGGAGTGCTGCCTACAGAAAACTGGGTGCCTGCCTCGGGACCCGTAATCCAGTACCAATTGCCTTCGGCAGCGGACTGGTTAGCGAATACTGTTGTTCCCGCAGCCAGATTTATTTGGGCAAAGTTATCAGAACCCCCTAACCAACCGTCATCGGTAAGTTTGTTTTTAATAAAGTTGTTTTCTTCCACAGAAGTAGAAGTTGCCAAATACCCCTGAAGGCCATATAGCGTTCTGGTGGCTGCAGCAGCCTTAGCCTGTACCCAAGTCAGACTTTGGTTCACATATTCGTAATAGTGGCTGTTGTCTGGATTGGAAACACTGCTACCTATAATAAAGGTGATAGTGCGCTGGGCAGTATTACTACTGGTGGTACGGAACTGAACATTTTGGAAAAGGGTTTCCAGATCACTATCGGTAAGGGTGCCGCTAACGGTAAGCACACCCGTGGATCCGTTGTAGCTGGAAGCAACACCCCCGGGAAGTGTATATCCGGCATCTAATGCTAATTCATCGCCGGCAACAAAATTGTTAGAGATAGAAACCAAAGCTCCATTAGCATTGCCGCTATAGGTAAGAGCGATGGAGGCATCTACGGTAGTAAAGGTACTAATATTGACCATTTGAGTATCACCGGGGGAGGTAACAACATAAGGCTCGGGCGCCAGTATGGTAATATCAGCATTTGCATTGCTTATATTGCCACTGCTGTCGGTAACTGTAAGCACTACGGACTGTGTACCAATATCACTACAGTCAAAAGCGGTTTTGCTCAAAGAAAGCGTAAAGGTACAGTTGTCCCTAGATCCATTATCCACCATGGCCGGGGTAATGGTAATACCTGTAGGGTCAGTTAATTGAAGGCTAAGGTTCTGTGTTAGTACCGTGGGGTTGATTACATCCAACACATTTACATTTATGGGGGTGACAGTAGTATTACCACTAGTGTCGGTAACTGTAAAGTTGATTGTGTTATTGCCAATCTGTGAGCAATCAAAAGTAGACTGGCTCAAGGTCTTGGATGCAATTCCACAGTTATCGGAACTGCTTATTTCCACATCTGAAATTGAAATACCGCCGGTTCCGCCAGAATCAAGGTTAACCGTAAGGTTCGTATTGGCACTTACAGTTGGGCTTTCCGTATCAGGAGTGGTTTCAATGGTAACATTTTGGTTTGCTACGCAACCTTCTTGTGACGTAACGGTAACAGTATAGGAACCGGGAGCCAGATTGGTAATGGTTTCTGTGGTAGCTCCGGTACTCCAAAGATAATCGTATGGTGGTGTAGCAAAGTCAGAAACTACGGCAGTAGCGGTGCCATCATTTGCTCCAGTACAACTTACATCAGTTTTGTTGATTACTGCGGAAAAAGGAAGCGAAAAATTTTGGTATAGTACCGCTTCTTGCGAATAATTGTAAAAACCAAAACGACCCGAAGGATAAGTACCGTCCACATCAAATATTTGGGTACCATTTACCCAAACACTGATGTTACTGGCGCCATATTGCACCTGAAAGGTATAAAGCGTATTATCTGCCCATCCCCCCATACTGGCATTAGTAGCCAACACTTGATTAATAGGGCTGTTTTGGCACCAAAAGGCAGCTGCAAAGTCAGAGGATGATCCTTGAAAACGCGTAAGACGCATTGCAGCGGGAGCAGTACATCCGCCAGATGCCTGAGGTGCCTGCTTCCAATCAAACATGATAAAATTATAGTTATTGTTTGGAGTAGTGGAATTTGGGGATTGATATCCAATCACAAATCCGATAAAATCGTCATCACTAGTGGTTTCTACCCGAAACTCCCCTTGGATAGTAGTATTAAAATACTCAGCATTGCTTACATAAAAAGAAGGATTGCTATTTATGGTTTGGCGCACACTGTTGCCGTCAACAGCAGGTATCCAATTACCATTCGCAGGATCGCCCTCCACGCTCCAGGAGTTTAATCCCAAATTGATAAAACACTGGGCAGTTACGTTTTGGGAGAAAAACATCATAACCAGCAAAATACTGGCTATCAAGAAATTTCCCCGAGATACAACACTACGGTAATTTTTTTGTTTGTAATAGTTCTTCATAAAGGGTATTCATTTGAGTTAATAATTGAATGTATTGTCCATTTCGGAGGTAAGAAACAATATTAATTTAGGGATCAAAAAATCATTTATTTTAGTCATTTATAAGGTCCTAACAGCAGCGTTCGTATTCCATAAAAATTGCGATAGGATGCCTCGCATATTTACAGATAAACTCCATTGCCAACAATTATGATATTTAACTAAAAGGGAAAACTTCCTGGCGTATGAAGAAAAAATAGGTAATAGCACGGCACAAATTCTATGTTAAGATTTGGTTACGACAATTGTTAAAAAGTTTAACATTTGCCGGCGCAAATAACATTTATTCCGTCGAGAAAAACATATTAAACATATCGATAAAACATAGACGATGAGATAGACAAAATATAGATATGTTTTTCGATAAAAACGTAAACATTTAATAATAAGACACTTGGATTTTGATCCAGATGATGGATTACTATTTTGAAGTGATACTTTAAAAAATAGGCTGAGATTAGCAGTAATATGGATTATAATTCACGCATCAATTGGTCAAAGCTCTCGTCATTGTCCTGCAATTGCA
The Aequorivita iocasae genome window above contains:
- a CDS encoding HYR domain-containing protein, which gives rise to MKNYYKQKNYRSVVSRGNFLIASILLVMMFFSQNVTAQCFINLGLNSWSVEGDPANGNWIPAVDGNSVRQTINSNPSFYVSNAEYFNTTIQGEFRVETTSDDDFIGFVIGYQSPNSTTPNNNYNFIMFDWKQAPQASGGCTAPAAMRLTRFQGSSSDFAAAFWCQNSPINQVLATNASMGGWADNTLYTFQVQYGASNISVWVNGTQIFDVDGTYPSGRFGFYNYSQEAVLYQNFSLPFSAVINKTDVSCTGANDGTATAVVSDFATPPYDYLWSTGATTETITNLAPGSYTVTVTSQEGCVANQNVTIETTPDTESPTVSANTNLTVNLDSGGTGGISISDVEISSSDNCGIASKTLSQSTFDCSQIGNNTINFTVTDTSGNTTVTPINVNVLDVINPTVLTQNLSLQLTDPTGITITPAMVDNGSRDNCTFTLSLSKTAFDCSDIGTQSVVLTVTDSSGNISNANADITILAPEPYVVTSPGDTQMVNISTFTTVDASIALTYSGNANGALVSISNNFVAGDELALDAGYTLPGGVASSYNGSTGVLTVSGTLTDSDLETLFQNVQFRTTSSNTAQRTITFIIGSSVSNPDNSHYYEYVNQSLTWVQAKAAAATRTLYGLQGYLATSTSVEENNFIKNKLTDDGWLGGSDNFAQINLAAGTTVFANQSAAEGNWYWITGPEAGTQFSVGSTPSPGQYANWNASEPNNSGGSEDYLQVYFANNGRWNDLGNAQSMGYIVEYGGLAGDQTCFSFSNDKIILLNQAPVIDPISNQVACPGSPFNQNVLISDVEDAATDLTVTATSANQAVVQNANLSVSYNGTNFVVSGTPEMGVQGSTVITVTATDTGGLSTSADFTFTAQDNEAPIVVCQGGMPVYIGSYLVSDGPNWGSNPPVYNAQEAAALIFGGNAADYSISTNSNTTDPNTITHTAWTDSWGDSFAIYAEDYSYDAGAPGYNDPGGFGSAISAYVQDHVDNTKINYVWTSATPLILQLDANGQAILNAADVDGGSTDNCGIANISVSPENFTCANIGPNTVTLTVTDVNGNSASCISTIMIEDTVAPTAVCQNITVQLDANGNATITPADVDGGSSDVCGIASTTIDVSTFDCSNVGANNVILTVTDNNGNVSTCTAVVTVEDNVVPTAVCQNITIQLDANGNATITPADVDGGSTDACGIASTTIDVTSFDCSNVGVNNVMLTVTDNNGNVSTCTAVVTVEDNVAPTAVCQNITVQLDANGNATITPADVDGGSSDACGIASTTIDVSTFDCSNVGANNVILTVTDNNGNVSTCTAVVTVEDNVAPTAVCQNITIQLDANGNASITPADVDGGSADACGIASTNIDVSTFDCSNVGANNLILTVTDNNGNVSTCTAVVTVEDNVAPTAVCQNITVQLDANGNATITPADVDGGSTDACGIASTTIDVSTFDCSNVGANNVILTVTDNNGNVSTCTAVVTVEDTVAPIIVCPADLYSETHLGDCFAVVYFPQPLTLDNCGIDTVVQTAGLPSGSQFPVGISTIEFTATDVNGNVSTCSFAITVTDNESPMAVCQNITIQLDANGNATITPADVDGGSSDNCGLASTSIDVDTFDCSNVGDNVVILTVTDVNGNSSSCTAIVTVEDVIAPVVACQNITVQLDPVTGTITINGSDIDNGSTDACGIANYELDIDTFDCSNIGDNLVILTVADVNGNSESCAATVTVEDITAPALVCQDFTIELGIDGAATLLPTDVIASNEDACGILTTAVDITEFSCADIGTPVTVQVFSQDNNGNLATCTAVVTVVDNLAPVISCPMDQTVDPGAGNLFYILPDYFATGEATVADNCTDPVVLTSQDPVAGTPLPDGTYTITLTATDEYGNIGTCDFELTVDTVLGTGGDNQNLESVVIYPNPAKGILNISNPQGLDLERLEIYDLRGRLVQTADLRGMGSNKPINVHLLAAASYYVKLLGANGEITKRLLKE